The following are encoded together in the Pedobacter sp. D749 genome:
- the xylA gene encoding xylose isomerase produces the protein MTKVVTGATEFFKGIDQIKFEGLESDNPLAFRWYDANKVVAGKTMNEHFKFACAYWHSFNGNGADPFGGATHIFPWDEKKDAVERAKDKMDAAFEFITKMQIPYYCFHDVDVVDYGDDIAENERRLQALVEYAKQKQADSGVKLLWGTANLFSHKRYMNGASTNPDFHVLAHGAAQVKAALDATIALGGENYVFWGGREGYMSLLNTNMKREQEHLAKFLHAAKDYARKQGFKGTFFIEPKPCEPSKHQYDYDAATVKGFLQQYDLLADFKLNLEVNHATLAGHTFQHELQVAVDNGLLGSIDANRGDYQNGWDTDQFPNDINELTETMLIILEGGGLQGGGVNFDAKIRRNSTDQKDLFYAHVGGMDIFARALVTADAILQKSDYKKVRADRYASFDSGKGAEFEQGKLSLEDLRNYAAENGEPEVRSGKQEYLENLINRYI, from the coding sequence ATGACAAAAGTAGTAACAGGAGCAACTGAATTTTTCAAAGGCATTGACCAGATCAAGTTTGAAGGTCTGGAAAGCGATAATCCATTAGCATTTAGATGGTACGACGCCAACAAAGTAGTAGCAGGCAAAACCATGAATGAGCATTTTAAGTTTGCTTGTGCTTACTGGCATTCATTCAACGGTAATGGTGCCGATCCGTTTGGAGGAGCAACGCATATTTTCCCTTGGGATGAAAAGAAAGATGCTGTAGAAAGGGCAAAAGATAAAATGGATGCGGCCTTTGAATTTATCACCAAAATGCAGATCCCTTATTATTGCTTCCATGATGTAGATGTGGTAGATTATGGCGACGATATCGCCGAAAACGAACGCAGATTACAGGCCCTTGTTGAATATGCAAAGCAAAAACAAGCAGATAGCGGTGTAAAACTATTGTGGGGAACAGCCAATTTATTTAGCCATAAGCGTTACATGAATGGTGCATCTACCAATCCTGATTTTCATGTGCTGGCACACGGAGCTGCCCAGGTTAAAGCAGCTTTAGATGCAACTATTGCTCTTGGTGGCGAAAATTATGTTTTCTGGGGAGGAAGAGAAGGCTATATGAGCTTATTGAATACCAACATGAAACGTGAGCAGGAGCACCTGGCTAAATTTTTACACGCGGCTAAAGACTATGCACGCAAACAGGGCTTCAAAGGAACATTCTTTATTGAACCGAAACCATGTGAGCCTTCTAAACACCAATATGATTACGACGCGGCAACAGTAAAAGGCTTTTTACAACAATATGATCTGTTGGCTGACTTTAAATTAAATTTAGAAGTAAACCATGCAACACTGGCAGGTCATACTTTCCAACATGAATTACAGGTTGCGGTAGATAATGGACTATTAGGTTCTATTGATGCAAACCGTGGCGATTATCAAAATGGCTGGGATACCGATCAGTTCCCGAACGATATTAACGAACTAACCGAAACCATGTTAATCATTTTAGAAGGTGGTGGCTTACAGGGTGGAGGTGTAAACTTCGACGCGAAAATCCGCCGTAACTCTACTGATCAGAAAGACTTATTCTATGCGCATGTAGGAGGAATGGATATTTTCGCAAGAGCATTAGTTACTGCAGATGCCATTCTTCAAAAATCTGATTACAAAAAAGTAAGGGCCGACCGCTATGCTTCATTTGATAGTGGAAAGGGTGCCGAATTTGAACAGGGCAAATTAAGTTTAGAAGATTTAAGGAATTACGCTGCAGAAAATGGCGAACCAGAGGTACGCAGCGGAAAGCAGGAATATCTTGAAAACCTAATTAACAGGTATATTTAA
- a CDS encoding xylulokinase yields MYLLGIDLGTSSIKVAIVDATTQRNIATAQYPEEETAIKSLQSGWAEQSPDDWWQNVQQAILKLNSTGLFDPKEIKSIGIAYQMHGLVVVDKNQQVLRDSIIWCDSRAVELGNGAFEAIGHEKSLKHLLNSPGNFTASKLAWVKANEPDIYNRIDKIMLPGDFIAMKLTGEITTSISALSEGIFWDFENHEISKDVMEYYGISGNLIPTVKPLFSEHGYLKADIAHSLNLPTGIPVAYKSGDQPNNALSLNVLKPGEVAATAGTSGVIYGVSDGLTYDKQSRVNTFAHVTYSEEKKHTGVLLCINGTGSMYRWAKHNFAPQSSYADLNILASKAPIGSNGLKVLPFGNGAERMLNNQYTGAELLGIDLNLHNQSDIFRAIQEGIAFSFRYGLDIMRENGMQPKVIRAGRANLFLSDVFAQTFVDVTGIPVELYENDGSVGAALGAGIGARIFKSAEEAFSNHEVIKTLMPQHSAEYEAIYQDWKKILEKQLAIS; encoded by the coding sequence ATGTATTTATTAGGAATTGATTTAGGTACCTCATCCATAAAAGTTGCCATTGTTGACGCAACTACACAAAGAAACATAGCTACCGCTCAATATCCGGAGGAGGAAACAGCCATCAAATCTTTACAGTCTGGCTGGGCAGAACAGTCACCTGATGATTGGTGGCAAAATGTTCAACAGGCTATACTTAAATTAAATTCGACAGGTCTTTTTGATCCAAAAGAAATTAAATCCATTGGTATTGCATACCAAATGCACGGATTGGTTGTTGTAGATAAAAACCAGCAGGTGCTCCGAGATAGTATTATTTGGTGCGACAGCAGAGCAGTTGAACTGGGCAATGGCGCTTTTGAGGCTATTGGGCACGAAAAATCCTTGAAACATTTATTAAACTCTCCCGGAAACTTTACGGCATCAAAACTAGCCTGGGTAAAAGCAAATGAACCAGACATCTATAACCGCATTGATAAGATAATGCTCCCTGGCGATTTTATCGCCATGAAATTAACGGGAGAAATTACGACAAGTATTTCGGCACTATCTGAAGGCATTTTCTGGGATTTTGAAAACCACGAAATTTCTAAAGATGTAATGGAGTATTATGGCATTTCAGGTAACCTCATCCCAACCGTAAAACCCTTATTCTCCGAACATGGTTATTTAAAAGCCGATATTGCCCATTCTTTGAACTTACCAACAGGTATTCCCGTTGCCTATAAATCTGGCGATCAGCCGAACAATGCGCTTTCTCTAAATGTATTAAAACCTGGGGAGGTTGCGGCCACAGCCGGAACATCTGGGGTAATTTACGGCGTAAGCGACGGGCTTACTTACGATAAACAATCGAGAGTGAATACTTTTGCGCATGTAACCTATTCAGAAGAAAAAAAGCACACAGGGGTTTTACTTTGTATTAATGGTACCGGCAGCATGTACCGATGGGCAAAGCATAATTTCGCGCCACAGTCTAGTTATGCCGACCTGAATATCCTGGCGTCGAAAGCGCCAATAGGTAGTAATGGTTTAAAAGTACTTCCTTTCGGTAACGGCGCAGAACGAATGTTAAACAACCAATATACAGGCGCAGAGTTATTGGGCATAGATTTAAACCTCCACAATCAATCAGATATCTTCAGGGCGATACAGGAAGGGATTGCCTTCTCTTTCCGTTATGGATTGGATATCATGCGGGAAAATGGCATGCAGCCTAAAGTCATCCGGGCCGGAAGAGCCAATCTGTTTTTAAGTGATGTATTTGCACAAACTTTTGTAGATGTTACTGGCATTCCGGTAGAACTTTACGAAAACGACGGCAGTGTAGGCGCAGCCTTAGGTGCAGGTATAGGCGCTAGAATTTTTAAAAGTGCAGAAGAAGCTTTTAGCAACCACGAAGTAATTAAAACTTTAATGCCACAACATTCAGCTGAATATGAAGCAATCTATCAGGATTGGAAAAAAATATTAGAAAAACAATTAGCAATTAGTTAA
- a CDS encoding tRNA-binding protein: MEQITWSDFEKVELRVGTILEAFEFPEARRPAYKVKVDFGEFGIKMSSAQITKHYTLEELPGKQIVAVVNFPKKQIGKFMSEFLVTGFADENGDIVLTTVQSKVPNGSKLV; this comes from the coding sequence ATGGAACAGATTACATGGAGCGATTTCGAAAAAGTAGAATTAAGGGTAGGAACCATTTTAGAAGCCTTCGAATTTCCTGAAGCCCGAAGACCAGCATATAAAGTAAAAGTAGATTTTGGCGAATTTGGTATTAAAATGAGTAGTGCACAGATTACCAAACATTATACATTGGAAGAATTACCTGGAAAACAAATTGTTGCGGTGGTTAACTTTCCGAAAAAACAGATCGGCAAATTCATGTCAGAATTTTTAGTTACCGGTTTTGCTGATGAAAACGGCGATATCGTATTAACTACGGTGCAAAGTAAGGTTCCTAATGGAAGTAAGCTGGTTTAG